The DNA window GAGGTCGAGCACCGGCTCGGACCGCTCACCGAAGATCTCCGCCACCACCAGGGTGAGCACCGGCCGCAGCCGCTTGCCCGGGCTGGTGAGAGCGTAGGCCATGGCCCGGTGCACCGACTCCGGGCGCTCCACGGCAGGGGGCAGAAGCTCCGGAAGGCGCTTCTCCACCGCCTGACCGAGCTCTCGGAGGCGTCCTCCAAGACGCGCCTGGGTGGTCTGGGCTTTGGCCATCGGGGAGATCACCACCCGCCGCGGACCGCCGGCGACGGCCGTCCGCGGCGACTGCTCGTCAACGTTACGGCTTCAGCGCTTCGACGGCTTCGGCCTCGTTGTCGTAGACGTCGAAAACGGTGATCAGCTGGGTGATCTGCAGGATGTCCGTGACCTTGGCGGGGAGATTCATCAGCGCGAGCCTGCCGCCGCGGTTGGTCACCGTGGTGTAGGCGGAGACCATCTCGCCGATGCCGGAGGAATCGATGGTGGTCACCCCCTCCAGATTGAGCAGGAGACGGCGCGCCCCGGCCTCCATGGCCTCGTGCACCGCCGAGCGGAGCGCCACGTCTCCGGCCCCGATGGTGATCTTGCCCGTGGGCTCGAGGATCGTCACACCTTCCTTCTGCCTGACTGCGATCTTCATGAATCGGATTCCTCCTGTAACTGCCCCTCGCCCTCCGGCTTGCGCTGGATCCGCTTCCTCAGCGTCACCACCGTGCCACCGTCGGAGCAAGGCCCACAGTCGATAGCGTCCATGCTGTTGCGCATGTACAAGAGTCCACGGCCTCCGGGGCGCAGAAGATTCTCCGCCGCCAGCGGATCCGGGACCTCCTCCGGGATAAAGCCTTCACCCTCGTCCTGTACGCGGATGACCACCTCGTCCCCGTCGAGCTCGAAATCTACGTCTACCTTCTTGGCCGGATCCTGCTGATTGCCGTGACGGATGGCGTTGGCCACCGCCTCGCGCACCGCCAGATCCACCCAATGCAGTGTGTCCTCCGAAACGTTCAGATTTTCCAGGGCATCCTGGAGCACCACCTGAACCAAATCGATGTTCTCGAATCGGCTCGCGATGGTGACGTGAAATCTATGTTGCTCCGGATTCATGCCGGTCTTGGCTTCGGGGAACACCGCGCGGGGAAGTCTAGCAGATCACGGCGCCATCCCCAGCAAGGCCGCGGCAGCATTCGCCGCAGGCTGGGGGGCACCGGCGACTTGCCAAGGAATCAACCACAGCAGCTGCACCGCGTCGAAGAGGGTGTGGGCGATGATCGCCGGCCAGACGCTGCCCCGCAGCTGGGTCATGCGGGCAAAGCCGAGGGAGAGCAGGGCCACCCCCAGGAGCATGAAGGGCTGGTCATAGCTGGCGTGGGCGAGCACGAAGAGCAGGCCGGAGATGGCGATCCCCACCCGGGGTTGGAGAAAGCCGCGGAAGAAGATCTCCTCCACCACGCCGGCGGACAAGCTCAGCCCCACCCGCACCAACACCGGCAGACCGGCCATGTAGACCACCAGCGGGGGCGCCTCGGTGGGCACCAGGCTCTCCCCCTTGCCCAAGCTGAGGAGGGCCGCCACCGCCATCATCATCGCCAGCACCGCGCCCCACAGGAGCAAGCCCCCGCCGACGCCGACGCGCAGATCCGTCGCCGGATCCTGGGAGCGTAGACCGCACTGACGCACAAGCTCCGTGAGGGGTCCCCCTTGGGAGGTCTCCCGGGAGCCGTAGCCGAGGACGAACCACAGCAGCAGGGTCACCAGGATGACCACGTGAAGAGCGAAGAGCTCCGGCGTGGTGAGGGCGGAGGGGTCCATTTCCCCGGCCTGGTCGAGCCAGGCCAGGGGCGAGAACAAGCCGATGTAGAAGAGCAGCGCCAGCAACGCCGTCATGGCGCTGCGGCGCAGCGGCAGATAGTAGCCCGGCGGCGTGAGCCCGCGGCGCACGGTGGCAAGGTCCACCAACATCGCCACCGCCAGCGCGGGGATCATGGGCAGAGCGGTGCGCAGGAGTAGATCGAAGGACATCACGGTGGGCTTGGAGGTAGAGGAGACTTGGAGGTGGTGGCGACGGGGAGGTGTCGGACTCGATCGAGCTCTCGAAGTCGGTGCTGGCAGTCGGCGCTGGCAGTCGGCGCTGGCAGTCGGCGCCGGGAATCAGTACCGCAGGTCGGCGCCGGAAGTCTGCAATCGGGCTAGTGGGTACGGCGCAGAGACCGTAGAACGCTCCCCACACCAGCCCGGTCCGGCATGAGGGGAAGGCTCAAGTCTTGAAGCGGATCCGGAATTGTTGAAGCATCATGCGCGCGCCGGTGAGCCGCTGGAGGCTGCGGTTGCGCATCTGCACCGCCTTGGCGTCCTCAGAGTCCGGCTGCTCCCCCCGGACGTGGCGGATATGACGTTCGAGCTCGTGGCTGATGCGGTCCAGGTCGCCGCGCTGGAAGCGCCGGAAAGTGCGCTCGTTGACCTGCAGAAATCCTCCCGCAATCTCGCGCACCATGGTGTAGGGACTACCCCCCGGGAAGCTCGCCATGGCCGCATGATACCCCATCCCCCCGTGCTATCATGGCGGTTCGTTTCCCGCGCGGAAACGAACCATCGAGCTTGATTCATCCACGCAGCCTTCTCGACCCTGCCGCTGCTCGCTGATAAGGAGGTTCGTCTTGAACCGTTTCTCTGGCGTTGATTTTATGGATATCGATCCCCTGCTC is part of the Acidobacteriota bacterium genome and encodes:
- a CDS encoding STAS domain-containing protein — encoded protein: MKIAVRQKEGVTILEPTGKITIGAGDVALRSAVHEAMEAGARRLLLNLEGVTTIDSSGIGEMVSAYTTVTNRGGRLALMNLPAKVTDILQITQLITVFDVYDNEAEAVEALKP
- a CDS encoding ATP-binding protein, whose protein sequence is MNPEQHRFHVTIASRFENIDLVQVVLQDALENLNVSEDTLHWVDLAVREAVANAIRHGNQQDPAKKVDVDFELDGDEVVIRVQDEGEGFIPEEVPDPLAAENLLRPGGRGLLYMRNSMDAIDCGPCSDGGTVVTLRKRIQRKPEGEGQLQEESDS
- a CDS encoding CPBP family intramembrane glutamic endopeptidase — its product is MSFDLLLRTALPMIPALAVAMLVDLATVRRGLTPPGYYLPLRRSAMTALLALLFYIGLFSPLAWLDQAGEMDPSALTTPELFALHVVILVTLLLWFVLGYGSRETSQGGPLTELVRQCGLRSQDPATDLRVGVGGGLLLWGAVLAMMMAVAALLSLGKGESLVPTEAPPLVVYMAGLPVLVRVGLSLSAGVVEEIFFRGFLQPRVGIAISGLLFVLAHASYDQPFMLLGVALLSLGFARMTQLRGSVWPAIIAHTLFDAVQLLWLIPWQVAGAPQPAANAAAALLGMAP